In the genome of Epinephelus lanceolatus isolate andai-2023 chromosome 18, ASM4190304v1, whole genome shotgun sequence, one region contains:
- the rdh8a gene encoding retinol dehydrogenase 8a — protein MANSGQKVVLITGCSSGIGLRIAVTLAKDEKKRYHVIATMRDLKKKDKLVEAAGDAYGKTLMLLPLDVCSDESVKQCINNVKDRHIDILINNAGVGLLGPLESISIEEMKRVFETNFFGVVRMIKEVMPDMKKRRSGHILVMSSVMGLQGVVFNDVYTASKFAMEGFCESMAVQLMKFNIRLSMIEPGPVHTEFETKMMEDVAKMEYPGVDADTVRYFKDVYLPSSIDIFEAMGQTPEDIAKCTKKVIESSSPRFRNLTNSLYTPIVALKYADETGGLSVNTFYNLLFNFGPLMHITMSILKCLTCSCLRRRTISPN, from the exons ATGGCGAACAGCGGGCAGAAAGTTGTGCTGATCACCGGCTGCTCCTCCGGCATCGGGTTACGAATCGCCGTCACGCTGGCCAAAGATGAAAAGAAGCGTTACCATG TCATTGCCACCATGCGGGACCTGAAGAAGAAGGACAAACTGGTGGAGGCAGCAGGAGATGCATATGGCAAGACCTTGATGCTGCTTCCACTAGACGTGTGCAGTGACGAGTCAGTCAAGCAGTGCATCAACAACGTCAAGGACCGCCATATTGATATCCTGA tcaACAATGCAGGTGTGGGCCTGCTGGGACCCCTGGAGAGCATCAGCATCGAGGAGATGAAAAGAGTATTTGAGACCAACTTCTTTGGCGTCGTTCGCATGATCAAGGAAGTGATGCCAGACATGAAAAAGAGGCGCTCCGGACACATCTTGGTTATGAGCAGTGTTATGGGGCTTCAGG GAGTGGTGTTCAATGATGTTTACACTGCCTCTAAGTTTGCCATGGAAGGCTTCTGTGAGAGTATGGCCGTGCAACTGATGAAGTTCAATATCCG GTTGTCCATGATTGAGCCTGGCCCAGTGCACACTGAGTTTGAGACAAAGATGATGGAGGATGTGGCCAAGATGGAGTATCCAGGAGTAGACGCCGACACAGTTCGTTATTTTAAAGACGTTTACCTGCCATCATCCATAGATATATTTGAAGCCATGGGCCAGACGCCAGAGGACATAGCCAAA TGCACTAAAAAGGTTATTGAGTCAAGCAGCCCTCGCTTCAGGAATCTGACCAACAGCCTCTACACTCCCATTGTGGCCTTAAAATACGCAGATGAGACTGGTGGCCTGTCTGTCAACACCTTCTACAACCTACTATTCAATTTCGGCCCTCTCATGCACATCACCATGAGCATCCTCAAGTGCCTGACATGCAGCTGCCTGCGCAGACGCACCATCTCACCTAACTGA